In Arthrobacter sp. B3I9, the following are encoded in one genomic region:
- the rpmF gene encoding 50S ribosomal protein L32 has product MAVPKRKMSRSNTRARRSQWKATAPHLVKTVENGQVTYSLPHQAKVVTDSAGTALFLEYKGRKVADV; this is encoded by the coding sequence GTGGCTGTTCCCAAGCGGAAAATGTCTCGCTCGAATACCCGCGCCCGCCGCTCCCAGTGGAAGGCAACCGCCCCCCACCTGGTGAAGACTGTCGAGAACGGCCAGGTCACCTACAGCCTGCCGCACCAGGCAAAGGTCGTTACCGACTCGGCTGGCACCGCGCTGTTCCTTGAATACAAGGGCCGCAAGGTCGCAGACGTCTAA
- the rnc gene encoding ribonuclease III → MSSTEELLKRLGVSIDAGTLRLALTHRSYAYENGGIPTNERLEFLGDSILGFSVTDALYRDNPTLPEGDLAKRRSAVVSTRALAGIGRSIGLGDFIYLGQGEKLTEGKNKASILADTMEALIGATYLSNDIETARQLVMRLVGPLLKDAAALGAGTDWKTSIQELAASRQLGTINYAVEGSGPDHARTFEAVLRIGGNDYGTGSGNSKKEAEQEAAADAWRRLSAATQPGPATPSAPGQLQDQAGS, encoded by the coding sequence ATGTCTTCAACTGAAGAGCTTCTGAAGCGTCTCGGTGTCTCTATTGACGCCGGGACGCTTCGTCTTGCGCTCACACACCGTTCCTACGCCTACGAAAACGGCGGTATTCCCACCAACGAACGGCTCGAATTCCTGGGGGACTCCATCCTGGGCTTCTCTGTCACCGATGCCCTGTACCGCGACAACCCCACGCTGCCCGAAGGGGACCTCGCGAAGCGCCGCTCCGCCGTCGTCAGCACCAGAGCCCTCGCCGGCATCGGCCGGAGCATCGGCCTGGGCGACTTCATCTACCTCGGGCAGGGCGAAAAGCTCACCGAAGGCAAGAACAAGGCGTCCATCCTCGCGGACACCATGGAGGCCCTGATCGGTGCCACCTATCTCTCCAATGACATTGAAACGGCACGCCAGCTGGTGATGCGTCTGGTCGGGCCGCTGCTGAAGGACGCCGCCGCGCTGGGCGCCGGCACCGACTGGAAGACCAGCATCCAGGAGCTTGCCGCCAGCCGCCAGCTCGGGACGATCAACTACGCCGTGGAGGGCTCCGGCCCGGACCACGCGCGGACGTTTGAGGCCGTGCTGCGGATCGGCGGCAACGACTACGGCACCGGCTCCGGCAACTCGAAGAAGGAAGCCGAGCAGGAAGCCGCCGCCGACGCGTGGCGCCGGCTTTCGGCGGCTACGCAGCCCGGTCCCGCAACGCCGTCGGCACCCGGGCAGCTGCAAGACCAGGCCGGCAGCTAG
- the mutM gene encoding bifunctional DNA-formamidopyrimidine glycosylase/DNA-(apurinic or apyrimidinic site) lyase has protein sequence MPELPEVEVVRRGLVSWVRGRTITSVEVVDPRSVRRHALGPEDFAGNLEGARVLDVVRRGKFLWMPLSDTPDGDAPGGDAPGGDAPGGDAPDGAEPVMPGVALMAHLGMSGQLLMQDAGVPDEKHLKVRLGLSTADGMPDQLRFVDQRIFGGLFLTSLIATSDGGPGGLAETPLPLIAEEASHIARDPLDPYFSFDAFYRRLRARKTGLKRALLDQGLVSGIGNIYADEALWKARLHYARPTDTLRRADASRLLDAAREVMTDALAAGGTSFDSLYVNVNGASGYFDRSLNAYGRGGQECKRCAAVGRVSLLKREQFMNRSSYTCPVCQPRPRNGRW, from the coding sequence GTGCCCGAACTGCCCGAGGTGGAAGTTGTCCGCCGCGGCCTCGTGAGCTGGGTCCGGGGCCGGACCATCACCTCCGTTGAGGTGGTGGATCCGCGCTCCGTCCGCCGGCACGCGCTTGGTCCCGAGGATTTCGCCGGCAACCTTGAAGGCGCCCGGGTGCTTGATGTGGTCCGGCGCGGCAAGTTCCTGTGGATGCCGCTCAGCGACACCCCGGACGGCGATGCCCCGGGCGGCGATGCCCCGGGCGGCGATGCCCCGGGCGGCGATGCCCCGGACGGCGCTGAGCCCGTAATGCCCGGCGTGGCGCTCATGGCCCACTTGGGCATGTCCGGGCAGCTCCTGATGCAGGACGCCGGCGTTCCCGACGAAAAACACCTGAAGGTTCGGCTAGGCCTCAGCACTGCCGACGGCATGCCGGACCAGCTCCGCTTCGTGGACCAGCGCATCTTCGGCGGACTGTTCCTCACCTCGCTCATCGCCACCTCCGACGGCGGTCCCGGCGGGCTCGCCGAGACCCCGCTTCCGCTGATCGCCGAGGAAGCCTCCCACATTGCCCGGGACCCGCTGGACCCTTACTTCTCGTTCGACGCGTTCTACCGCCGCCTCCGCGCCCGGAAGACCGGCCTCAAGCGGGCACTGCTGGACCAGGGCCTCGTGTCCGGAATCGGCAACATCTATGCGGATGAGGCGCTCTGGAAGGCCCGGCTGCACTACGCCCGCCCCACCGACACCCTGCGCCGGGCGGACGCGTCGCGCCTGCTGGATGCCGCCCGGGAGGTCATGACCGACGCCCTCGCCGCCGGCGGAACCAGCTTTGACTCTCTTTATGTCAACGTCAACGGCGCCTCCGGCTACTTCGACCGGTCCCTGAACGCCTACGGCCGCGGCGGGCAGGAATGCAAGCGCTGCGCCGCCGTCGGCCGGGTGAGCCTGCTGAAGCGCGAACAGTTCATGAACCGCTCCTCCTACACCTGCCCCGTCTGCCAGCCGAGGCCCCGCAACGGCCGCTGGTAG
- a CDS encoding NAD(P)-dependent oxidoreductase, translating into MKVLVTGASGLLGREVARLLVRQGHTVTTFQRRPAGVAGAADLSGSVTDDDAVRRAVAGAEGVIHLAAKVSFTGRAAEFDDVNVAGTRRLLHAAREAGVRDLVFVSSPSVANSGAAIAGRGAEPADPARAHGDYSRTKAEAELLALAADSPDFRVAAVRPHIVWGPGDTQLVERVLDRAGRGRLPLLDAGAALIDTTYVDNAASAIVAALHRMEHVHGRALVVTNGEPRPIGELLAGICAAGGVPAPSWSLPGRLARVAGSVVEKAWTRSGRPGEPPMTRFLAEQLSTAHWFDQRETRELLDWSPAVSLDEGLARLAGYYRRQ; encoded by the coding sequence GTGAAGGTGCTGGTCACGGGCGCGAGCGGCCTGCTTGGCCGCGAGGTAGCCCGGCTGCTGGTGCGCCAGGGCCACACCGTCACTACCTTCCAGCGTCGTCCCGCCGGCGTGGCCGGTGCCGCGGACCTCTCCGGCTCCGTCACCGATGACGATGCCGTCCGTCGCGCCGTCGCCGGTGCCGAGGGCGTGATCCACCTGGCCGCGAAGGTGTCCTTCACCGGCCGCGCCGCAGAGTTCGATGACGTGAATGTCGCCGGCACGCGCCGGTTGCTCCATGCCGCCCGCGAGGCCGGCGTGCGGGACCTGGTGTTCGTCTCCTCCCCCTCCGTGGCCAACTCCGGCGCCGCCATCGCCGGACGAGGCGCCGAGCCGGCGGACCCGGCCCGCGCGCACGGCGACTACTCCCGCACCAAGGCCGAGGCCGAGCTGCTGGCGCTGGCCGCGGACTCGCCGGACTTCCGCGTCGCGGCGGTGCGCCCGCACATCGTCTGGGGCCCCGGCGATACACAGCTGGTGGAACGGGTGCTGGACCGCGCCGGCCGCGGCCGCCTGCCGCTGCTCGATGCAGGGGCGGCCCTGATCGACACGACCTACGTGGACAACGCGGCCTCAGCCATCGTCGCCGCGCTGCACCGCATGGAGCACGTCCACGGCCGGGCGCTCGTCGTCACAAACGGCGAACCACGCCCTATTGGCGAGCTGCTCGCGGGCATCTGCGCCGCAGGCGGGGTCCCGGCACCGTCCTGGTCGCTGCCGGGCAGGCTGGCCCGGGTGGCAGGGTCGGTGGTGGAGAAAGCGTGGACCCGGTCCGGCCGGCCCGGGGAGCCGCCGATGACCCGGTTCCTCGCCGAGCAGCTTTCCACCGCCCACTGGTTCGACCAGCGCGAGACCCGCGAACTCCTGGACTGGTCCCCCGCCGTTTCACTCGACGAGGGCCTGGCGCGCCTCGCCGGGTATTACCGCCGGCAGTAG